From the Sphingomonas mesophila genome, one window contains:
- a CDS encoding DUF2336 domain-containing protein, which produces MATVRRDFFLDPVDRLTEQERALMLAMLGDFVAGLAAEIAAAANSGFAMPDLAPVTAALTSSGQLDRPGLVSLMLRRADEHRIAVAFAGPGGPRALPMLSRLVGDSDPAVAAAAMALVVARGRRRDGFGQPRIELSDLDPADVAPLVHAVAAALSPSGVAEARFAAAAANIATAACPADSLDQAVASLADALVRSDRDSERLIEDSSGEGEAALAAHLIARRSGITPQAAWDHLLDAGEGGLALLARMAGLSRKAAARLIADFGSTIGTASVEDEMARFDGLEDEEVAAQLAHWRLPRDFRIARTLLGYAHG; this is translated from the coding sequence TTGGCCACCGTTCGGCGCGATTTCTTCCTCGATCCGGTCGACCGCCTGACCGAGCAGGAACGCGCGCTGATGCTCGCCATGCTCGGCGATTTCGTCGCCGGGCTGGCGGCCGAGATCGCCGCCGCGGCCAATTCCGGCTTCGCCATGCCCGATCTCGCGCCGGTCACTGCCGCTCTGACCTCGTCCGGTCAGCTCGACCGGCCCGGGCTGGTGTCGCTGATGCTGCGCCGCGCCGACGAGCACCGCATCGCCGTCGCCTTCGCCGGTCCCGGCGGGCCGCGCGCGCTGCCGATGCTGTCACGTCTGGTCGGCGATTCCGACCCGGCGGTGGCGGCCGCGGCAATGGCGCTGGTCGTCGCACGCGGACGCCGCCGCGACGGCTTCGGCCAGCCGCGAATCGAGCTCAGCGATCTCGATCCGGCCGATGTTGCGCCATTGGTCCATGCGGTCGCTGCCGCGCTCAGCCCGTCCGGCGTGGCCGAAGCGCGCTTCGCCGCCGCCGCAGCCAACATAGCGACCGCGGCCTGCCCGGCGGACTCGCTCGACCAGGCGGTGGCCTCCCTGGCCGACGCTTTGGTCCGCTCGGACCGCGATTCCGAACGGCTGATCGAGGATTCATCGGGCGAGGGGGAAGCCGCGCTCGCCGCCCACCTCATCGCCCGCCGCTCCGGAATCACACCGCAAGCCGCGTGGGACCATCTGCTCGACGCCGGGGAGGGCGGGTTGGCCCTGCTCGCCCGAATGGCCGGGCTCAGCCGCAAGGCTGCGGCGCGGCTGATTGCCGACTTCGGCTCGACCATCGGCACCGCTTCGGTCGAGGACGAGATGGCGCGCTTCGACGGGCTGGAGGACGAGGAGGTCGCCGCCCAGCTCGCCCATTGGCGCCTGCCGCGCGACTTCCGAATCGCCCGAACCCTGCTCGGCTACGCCCATGGCTAG
- a CDS encoding DUF1467 family protein, whose translation MQPGSALAIYFLFFIGCAFLLLPFGVRTDEEAGTPKVAGQADSAPHRFDLKRHLLRSALVAAALFALYYLNWLYGWITVEDLDFYH comes from the coding sequence ATGCAGCCCGGCTCGGCGCTGGCGATCTATTTCCTGTTCTTCATCGGCTGCGCATTCCTGCTGCTGCCGTTTGGAGTGCGCACCGACGAGGAAGCGGGGACGCCCAAGGTCGCCGGCCAGGCCGACAGCGCCCCGCACCGCTTCGACCTCAAGCGCCACCTGCTGCGCTCGGCGCTGGTCGCAGCGGCGCTGTTCGCGCTCTACTACCTTAACTGGCTCTACGGCTGGATCACGGTCGAGGACCTCGACTTCTATCATTAA
- a CDS encoding ribonuclease J, whose product MTPKDNELLFVSLGGSGEIGMNVNLYGTAGKWLMVDLGLTFADTDYPGVDLILPDLEFIEQQRGQLIGIVLTHGHEDHIGAIPYLAAELKVPLYATPFTAGLIAGKLEEEGLTGQVKLHVIERGGAIDLDPFKVTFVALAHSIPEGNGVLIETAAGKIFHTGDWKVDETPVLGQPSTPEQLTAIGDRGITALVCDSTNVFDPEASGSEASVHDGLRAAVEAARGRVLVTTFASNAARLQTIGRVAQETGRRVVVAGRSLDRILRVARATGYLKDFPEPLAFDEAMLLPKSEVLIIATGGQGEPRAALARIAAGQHELKLTEGDSVLFSSKIIPGNEIAIGHIMNALSDLGVVIVTSRQFPIHVSGHPGRPELERMYRWIRPEIIVPVHGEARHLREQARLALATGVPSAVVQNNGDVIRLAPDGPKKLTEVRTGRLVLDGDVILAADGATIGQRRRIGFGGLVAVTLAVAGDGALAGDPLVRPFGIPVEADLDDFLTDASDAARKAYGDGGREPERQLEPVRLAVRRCATLWTGKKPLVDVSIVRVD is encoded by the coding sequence ATGACCCCCAAGGATAATGAATTGCTGTTCGTCAGCCTTGGCGGCTCGGGCGAGATCGGCATGAACGTCAATCTCTACGGCACCGCCGGCAAATGGCTGATGGTCGACCTCGGCCTGACCTTCGCCGATACCGATTATCCCGGCGTCGACCTCATCCTGCCGGACCTCGAGTTCATCGAGCAGCAGCGGGGCCAGCTGATCGGGATCGTCCTCACTCACGGCCACGAGGACCATATCGGCGCGATCCCCTATCTCGCCGCCGAGCTCAAGGTGCCGCTCTACGCCACGCCGTTCACCGCCGGTCTGATCGCCGGCAAGCTCGAGGAGGAGGGGCTGACCGGCCAGGTCAAGCTCCACGTCATCGAGCGCGGCGGTGCGATCGACCTCGATCCGTTCAAGGTGACGTTCGTCGCGCTCGCCCACTCTATTCCCGAGGGCAATGGCGTCTTGATCGAGACTGCCGCGGGCAAGATATTCCACACCGGCGACTGGAAGGTCGACGAGACCCCGGTGCTCGGCCAGCCCTCGACGCCCGAGCAGCTGACCGCGATCGGCGACCGCGGGATCACCGCCTTGGTGTGCGATTCGACCAACGTGTTCGACCCCGAGGCGTCGGGCTCCGAAGCGTCAGTCCATGACGGGCTGCGCGCTGCGGTCGAAGCGGCGCGCGGTCGCGTGCTGGTCACCACCTTCGCCTCCAACGCCGCGCGGCTCCAAACCATCGGCCGGGTGGCGCAAGAGACCGGGCGGCGGGTGGTGGTCGCGGGCCGAAGCCTCGACCGGATCCTGCGCGTGGCGCGGGCGACCGGCTATCTCAAGGATTTCCCCGAGCCGCTGGCGTTCGACGAGGCGATGCTGCTGCCGAAAAGCGAGGTGCTGATCATCGCCACCGGCGGCCAGGGCGAGCCGCGCGCGGCGCTGGCGCGGATCGCCGCCGGACAGCACGAGCTCAAGCTGACCGAGGGCGACAGCGTCTTGTTCTCGTCCAAGATCATCCCCGGCAACGAGATCGCCATCGGCCACATCATGAACGCGCTGAGCGATCTCGGCGTCGTCATCGTCACCTCGCGCCAGTTCCCGATCCACGTCTCCGGCCACCCCGGCCGGCCCGAGCTCGAGCGGATGTATCGCTGGATCCGGCCGGAGATCATCGTTCCGGTCCACGGCGAGGCGCGGCACCTGCGCGAGCAGGCGCGGCTGGCGCTCGCCACCGGGGTCCCGAGCGCGGTGGTCCAGAACAATGGCGACGTCATCCGGCTCGCGCCCGATGGGCCGAAGAAGCTCACCGAAGTGCGCACCGGGCGGCTGGTGCTCGACGGCGACGTGATCCTAGCGGCTGACGGCGCGACCATCGGCCAGCGGCGGCGGATAGGCTTCGGTGGGCTGGTCGCGGTGACTTTGGCGGTGGCTGGCGACGGCGCGCTGGCGGGTGATCCGCTGGTGCGCCCATTCGGGATTCCGGTCGAGGCCGATCTGGACGATTTCCTGACCGACGCGTCCGACGCCGCGCGCAAGGCCTATGGCGACGGCGGGCGCGAACCGGAGCGGCAGCTGGAACCGGTGCGCCTCGCGGTGCGCCGCTGCGCGACTTTGTGGACCGGCAAGAAGCCGCTGGTCGACGTGTCGATCGTCCGGGTCGACTGA
- a CDS encoding type III pantothenate kinase — translation MLLAIDAGNTNIVFALVDTGAGEGAGTIRARWRIATDPRRTADQYAVWLHQLLELEGLERGAVTSVIIGTVVPRALHNLEVLSVKYFHCTPLIAGQGVAAWPIALDVDEPGSVGADRVLNAIAARDRFDADNLVVIDFGTATTFDLVDRKGAYRGGIIAPGINLSLDALVQAAAKLPRIAIEAPSDRSVIGRNTEAQMRIGVFWGYVAMIEGLLERIKAELDGPVSVIGTGGLALLFDKHTNVFDVVEPDLTIHGLALLAKGADAR, via the coding sequence ATGCTGCTCGCGATCGACGCCGGGAACACCAACATCGTCTTCGCCCTCGTCGATACCGGCGCGGGCGAGGGGGCGGGGACGATCCGCGCGCGCTGGCGGATCGCGACCGACCCGCGCCGCACCGCAGATCAATATGCAGTGTGGCTCCATCAATTGCTCGAGCTCGAAGGTCTCGAGCGCGGCGCGGTGACCTCGGTCATCATCGGCACCGTCGTCCCGCGCGCGCTGCACAATCTTGAGGTGCTCAGCGTCAAATATTTCCACTGCACGCCGCTTATCGCCGGCCAGGGCGTGGCGGCGTGGCCGATCGCGCTCGACGTCGACGAGCCCGGCAGCGTCGGCGCCGACCGGGTGCTCAACGCCATCGCCGCGCGCGACCGGTTCGACGCCGACAATCTGGTGGTGATCGACTTCGGCACCGCCACCACATTCGATCTGGTCGACCGCAAGGGCGCCTATCGCGGCGGAATCATCGCGCCGGGCATCAATCTTTCGCTGGACGCGCTCGTCCAGGCCGCGGCGAAGCTGCCCCGGATCGCGATCGAGGCGCCCAGCGACCGCTCGGTGATCGGCCGCAACACCGAGGCGCAGATGCGGATCGGCGTGTTCTGGGGCTATGTGGCGATGATCGAAGGCCTGCTCGAGCGGATCAAGGCCGAGCTCGACGGGCCGGTCAGCGTGATCGGCACCGGCGGGCTGGCCCTTTTGTTCGACAAGCATACGAACGTGTTCGACGTGGTCGAGCCCGACCTGACCATTCACGGGCTGGCGCTGCTCGCCAAGGGAGCCGACGCGCGATGA
- a CDS encoding biotin--[acetyl-CoA-carboxylase] ligase, which translates to MSRLRFVERTGSTNADLLADPAAAEGEWLIARAQTGGRGRQGRAWTSLDGNFFGSTVVALRGSDPPAPTLALVAGLALADAIDAAAPGEPISLKWPNDVMLRRGKLAGILLERSGERVIAGFGVNLAVAPEVPGRETASLAHRGVTPQAFAPLLAAAFDRLLGAWRMSEPAALTRSWEERAHPRGTPLAVHQGPDEMVEGSFDGLDPDGALRLRLADGRLVTVRTGDVDLANPAISG; encoded by the coding sequence TTGAGCCGCCTGAGGTTCGTCGAGCGGACCGGATCGACCAACGCCGACCTGCTTGCCGACCCCGCCGCGGCCGAGGGCGAGTGGCTGATCGCGCGGGCGCAGACCGGCGGGCGCGGGCGGCAGGGGCGGGCGTGGACGAGCCTCGACGGCAATTTCTTCGGCTCGACGGTGGTCGCGCTGCGTGGCTCCGACCCCCCGGCGCCGACGCTGGCGCTAGTCGCCGGCCTGGCGCTGGCCGATGCGATCGACGCCGCCGCGCCGGGCGAGCCGATCAGCCTCAAATGGCCCAATGATGTGATGCTGCGCCGGGGCAAGCTGGCGGGAATCCTGCTCGAGCGAAGCGGCGAAAGGGTGATCGCCGGCTTCGGAGTCAATCTGGCGGTCGCGCCCGAGGTGCCGGGGCGGGAGACGGCGTCGCTGGCGCATCGCGGGGTGACTCCGCAAGCGTTCGCGCCGCTGCTCGCCGCGGCGTTCGACCGGCTACTCGGCGCGTGGCGGATGAGCGAGCCTGCCGCGCTGACCCGCAGCTGGGAAGAGCGCGCCCACCCGCGCGGCACGCCGCTGGCGGTGCATCAGGGGCCGGACGAGATGGTCGAGGGCAGCTTCGACGGGCTCGACCCCGACGGGGCGTTGCGGCTCCGCCTTGCCGACGGCCGGCTCGTCACCGTCCGCACCGGCGATGTCGACCTCGCCAACCCGGCAATCTCCGGCTAG
- the nuoN gene encoding NADH-quinone oxidoreductase subunit NuoN, whose translation MQFEALLPEIILVVGALVLMMVAAWGGRRSAGLTSWASVVLLIGASVATFGAPMEAGPLFGGLIAGDGFAGFGKVTIFLAAAIAIVAAHGWFERDFEHGAEYPVLILLSAIGMAVMVAATSTMTLYVGLELTSLSSYVLASYRRTDDRSSEAGLKYFVLGALASGILLYGISLLYGFTGTTQFDGIAAAFERSEPPTLGLLFGLVFVMAGIAFKISAVPFHMWTPDVYEGAPTPVTAFFASAPKVAGVLLATRLSLDAMGPAIEAWRQIVIVAALASIALGAIAAYGQTNIKRLLAYSSINNVGFALIGLAAGGIGGAALVLFYMAIYVVMTLGAFLIVLRMRTYSGPVESLDSLKGLSQTRPWLALGLAMFMFSLAGIPPLFGFWPKYLVFQAAVDAGLIALAVAGIVGTVIGAYYYIKIVKLMYFDAPGEPYARVRAPVESVLIVLAAIIVSPLGYVLAGPLGRLANNAAASLF comes from the coding sequence GCGCCTTGGTGCTGATGATGGTCGCCGCCTGGGGCGGACGCCGCTCGGCCGGGCTGACCAGCTGGGCCTCGGTCGTGCTGCTGATCGGCGCGAGCGTGGCGACGTTCGGGGCGCCGATGGAGGCCGGGCCGCTGTTCGGCGGGCTAATCGCGGGCGACGGCTTTGCCGGTTTCGGCAAGGTCACGATCTTCCTCGCCGCGGCGATCGCGATCGTCGCCGCGCACGGCTGGTTCGAACGCGACTTCGAGCATGGCGCCGAATATCCGGTGCTGATCCTACTGAGCGCAATCGGCATGGCGGTGATGGTCGCCGCGACGAGCACGATGACGCTCTACGTCGGTCTCGAGCTCACCAGCCTGTCGAGCTATGTGCTCGCCTCGTACCGCCGGACCGACGACCGCTCGTCCGAGGCGGGGCTGAAATATTTCGTGCTCGGCGCGCTCGCCAGCGGGATCCTGCTGTACGGCATCTCGCTGCTCTACGGCTTCACGGGCACGACCCAGTTCGACGGAATTGCCGCGGCCTTCGAGCGCTCCGAGCCGCCGACGCTTGGCCTGCTGTTCGGGCTGGTGTTCGTGATGGCCGGGATCGCGTTCAAGATCAGCGCGGTGCCGTTCCACATGTGGACGCCGGATGTCTACGAAGGCGCGCCGACGCCGGTCACCGCCTTCTTCGCCTCGGCGCCGAAGGTCGCCGGCGTACTGCTCGCCACCCGGCTCAGCCTCGACGCGATGGGGCCGGCGATCGAGGCGTGGCGGCAGATCGTGATCGTCGCGGCGCTGGCCTCGATCGCGCTCGGCGCCATCGCCGCCTACGGCCAGACCAATATCAAGCGGCTGCTGGCCTATTCGTCGATCAACAATGTCGGCTTCGCGCTGATCGGCCTTGCCGCGGGCGGGATCGGCGGCGCGGCGTTGGTGCTGTTCTACATGGCGATCTATGTCGTCATGACGCTGGGCGCGTTCCTGATCGTGCTTCGGATGCGGACCTACAGCGGGCCGGTCGAAAGCCTCGATAGTTTGAAGGGCCTGTCGCAGACGCGGCCGTGGCTCGCGCTGGGGCTGGCGATGTTCATGTTCAGCCTGGCCGGCATTCCGCCGTTGTTCGGCTTCTGGCCGAAATATCTGGTGTTCCAGGCGGCGGTCGATGCCGGGCTGATCGCGCTCGCGGTGGCCGGCATCGTCGGCACCGTGATCGGCGCGTATTATTACATCAAGATCGTCAAGCTGATGTATTTCGACGCGCCGGGCGAGCCCTATGCGCGGGTGCGGGCGCCGGTCGAAAGTGTGCTGATCGTGCTCGCCGCGATCATCGTCAGCCCGCTTGGCTATGTGCTCGCCGGGCCGCTCGGGCGGCTCGCCAACAATGCGGCGGCGTCGCTGTTTTGA